The genomic segment GCCCAGCCCGGCCGCCACCGCGGTCGCCTCGTCGACCGCGGTGCCGGCGGCCGGCCGGTCGCCGGCCGCCGCGCTGGCCTCGGCGAGCCCGAGCAGCGCCCGCGCCAGCGGGTACGGCTGGCCGTCGGCCCGCCAGGCTGTCACCGCGGCCCGCCAGTGCGGCAGCGCCTCGGCCGGGTCGGCCAGCAACGCCGTCACCACCTGGGCGTGCGCCTTCGCGGCCGGGTGACGGGCCGGCAGGGTGGCGGCCACCGACCGGATCCGGTCACGCAACGGCTGCTCGCCGGCGGCCACGGCGGCCCGGGCGGCAGCGGCCAGCAGCGGCCAGCCGCACCGCGGATTCTCGTCGAGGCCGTCGGCGGCGGCCCCCGGCGCGGCCGGCACCTCGCCGTCGGTGTCGACCGCGCCGGCCCGCACGTCCAGAGCCGCGTACGCGGCGGCCACCGCCCCGGCCAGGTCGTCGCCGGCCAGCCCCGCCTCGATCCGCAGCTCGTGCAGCGGGACCCGCAGCTGCCCGTCCAGGTAGGGCCGGCCGAGGAAGCCCAGTGCCCGCCGGACCAGCTCGGCGGCGCCCGGGTGGCCCCGGGCCAGCCGGAGCGCGGCGCGCAGTTGCAGCCAGTGCAGGCCGAGGCTGCCGGGCAGGTCCAGCCGGGCCGCCTCGGCGCAGAGCGTGTCGGCCTCGTCCCAGCGGCCGAGCGCCATCAGCGCCTCGGCCTGGTTGGAGAAGAGAAACGCGCCGGTGGACCGGCTCAGGCCCACCCGCATCGCGTCGGCGGCGCCGTCGGCGGCGGCCTGCGCGCTCTCGGCGTACCGGCCCAGTTCGAAGAGCGCGTCGGAGATGCTGACCCGGGCGCTGACCAGGCTCGGCAGGTCGTCGGCGGCGCGGGCCAACTGCTCGGCCCGGCGCAGCTCGGCCAGGCCTTCGGTGACCTCCACCCGGCAGCTGCGGATCTTGCCGCGCAGCAGCGTCGCGGCGAGCAGCGTTTCCGGGTCGCCGAGCCGCTCGGCGGCGGCCAGCGCCTCGTCGGCGATCCGCAACCCCTCGGCCGGCTCGGACCAGGACAGGCAGGAGCCGATCTGGGCGAGCAACTGGACCCGGCGGGGGCCGTCCGGGACGCCGGCCGCGAGCCGGTACGCCCGCCGCAGCTCGTCCAGCCCGGAGTTCTTGCCGAGCAGCCGCATCAGCCGGCCCCGCTGCTCCAGCAGCTCGGCCGTCCGCAGCGGTTCGGCGTCGGCGTCCACCTCGGCCAGCGCCGCCCGGGTCAGCGTGACGGCCCGGTGGTAGTCGCCGGCGGCGTGCGCGGCGGCCAGCGTCTCCGCCAACAGTCCCAGGTGGTCCAGGCCCAGCCGGGCGGCCGCGTCCGGCACCTGTTCCCACAGTTCCAGCGCCCGTTCCAGCAGCCGGCTCTGCTCCGCGTACGCGAACCTGGCGCCGGCCGCCGCGGCGGCGGCCCGGGCGGCGACCAGCGCGCGCGGGTAGTCGTGGGCGGCGTACCAGTGGTGGGCCAGTTCGGCGGGTGCCCGGCCGGCGGCGACCAGCTGCGGCTGCGCCTCGATGGCGACCGCGTAGCGGGCGTGCAGCCGGGCGTGCTCGCCGGGCAGCAGGTCGTCGTGCACCGCCTCGCGGACCAGGGCGTGCCGGAACTCGTACCCGCCGTCCGGGTCGGCGATCACCAGCTGGGCGGCGACGGCCGCCCGCAGCGCCTCCTCCAGCTCCACCGGTGGCACCTCGGCGACCTCGGCGAGCAGGTCGTGGGCGATCCGGGTGCCGCCGGCACCGGCGATCCGCAGCACCCGCTGGGCGGCGTCGGGCAGCCGGTCGACCCGGGCCAGCAGCAGGTCCCGCAGCGTGTCGGGCAGCGCCGCGCAGCCGACCGGGTCGCTGGCCGCGGCGAGCTCCTCCACGAAGAACGGGTTGCCCTGGGTCCGGTCGTGGATGCTGTCGACGGCGCGTGGGTGGGGTTCGGCGCCGATCAGGTCGGCCAGGATCTCGGCGGTGCCCTCCCGGTCGAGCCGGTTCAGCTCGACGCGTTCCAGGCCGCGGGCGCGGTCCAGCTCGGCGAGGAACGGCCGCAGCGGGTGGCCGCGGTGCAGTTCGTCCGAGCGGTAGCTGCAGATCAGCAGCACGCCGGCCGGCCGGACCGCGCGGACCAGGAAGGCGACCAGGTCCCGGGTGGACCGGTCGGCCCAGTGCAGGTCCTCGATGACAAGCACCAGGGGGCGCTGCGCGGCGAGCCGGGCGAAGAGCTCCCCGACCAGCTCGAACAGGTAGCCGCGCTGCACGTCGGGGGCGATCTGGGCCATCCCCCGCACCGGTACGGGTGTCGGGTCGGCCGAGGCGGCGGGGACCCGGGCCAGCTCGGGCAGCAGCCGGGCGAGTTCGGGCTCGTACCCCTGGAAGGGGCCCGGGCCGTCGCGGCGCAGCACCTCGCGCAGCGCGGCGGCGAACGGCGCGAACGGCAGGCCCTCCTCGCCCAGTTCGAGGCACTGGCCGACGAGCAGCCGGCCGCCGTCGGCGACCACCTGCCGGCCGAACTCCTCGATCAGGCGGGACTTGCCGACCCCGGCCTCACCGCCGAGCAGCACGGCCGCCGGCTCGTCGCCGCGGACCCGCTTGTACGCCTCCCGCAACGCGGCCAGTTCGCTCTGCCGGCCGACGAGGACGTTGCTGGTCGCCCGAACGGTCACGAGATCGAGCATGCCACGGTCCGCGGTGGCGTCGGTACCGCGTTTCGCGGCGGTGGGTGACCCCCCGAGCGGCCACCCACCGCCGCGCTCGACCGGCGTCGTCACGACAGCGCGGCCGCGCTCCGGCCGGGGCCGCCGGCGGGCCGCCGGCGCGGCCAGAGCCGTGGCCAGCGGCGGCCGGCGCGGCGCGGGACGGACCGGGACAGCCGGTCGGCGGCGGCCCGCGCCCGCAGTTCGTCGACGTGCGTACGCTGGATGGAGAGCATGGTCTGGGCGTCCTGGATGAGCATCGGTGGCTCCCTCGTCGTCGGTTCTCGCTGGCAGAACCGACTCTGCTCGGGAAGGCCCCCGACCCGGGATGGGCAGGCTGCCTATCTTCGCCGTCGGCACCCTCCTTACCGGAGCCCTGGCGAGGGCCGGCGGGCCGTAAGGTCCTTAGCCGGGGTTGGGCGGCGACCACTAGACTTCGGCGCATGGCAAAGCCCCAGGAGAAGGTGTCGTTCGGCCAGCGGCTGAAGCAGATCGGGATGGTCTTCTCGTTCACCGCCAAACGCGACAAGTGGTTTGTGCCGCTCGCCGCCGGTGCCGTCCTCATCCCGCTCGCGCTGACCGTGGTGGCGGTGCTGGCCTGGGGTTGGCTGTGGCTGCCGATCGGCATCCTGCTCGCCCTGCTCGGCCTGCTGATCGTGCTGAACCTGCGGTCGAACAAGGCGATGATGAACGCCGCCGAGGGTCAGCCGGGCGCGGCCGCCTCGATCCTGGAGAACATGCGGGGTGACTGGCGGGTGACCCCGGCGGTCAGCTCCACCACCCAGATGGACATGGTCCACCTGGTGATCGGCCGGGCCGGCGTGATCCTGCTCGCCGAGGGCAATCCGCAGCGGGTGCGGGGCCTGCTCGGCCAGGAGAAGCGCCGGCTGGCGAAGGTGATCGGCAGCGCCCCGCTGCACGACTTCCTGATCGGCCAGGGTGAGGGCGAGCTGCCCATCCGCAAGATGCGGATGACGTTGATGCGGCTGCCCCGGGCGCTGAGCGGCAAGGACGTCAACGCGCTGGACAAGCGGCTCAAGGCGTTGTCGGCCCGGCCGCAGATGCCCAAGGGCGCGATCCCGAAGAACCTGCGACCGAACAAGGCGACCTTCCGCCAGGGCCGCCGCTGACCGACCGGGCCGCTGCGGATCGTGATCCGAACCGGACCGCGATCCGTCCAGACGGCGGCGGATGCGCTAGGTGCAGGGGCGGACCGGGGCCGGGCGGCGCGGTTCGAGCCGGTCGGCGGCGCGCCGCAGCAGACCGGCCGCGGACCGGCGCAGCGCTGCGGTGTCGCGGGACCGGCGCGGTGGATCGGGGCGGACGGGCGCGTCGGGTCGGGCCGACAGCACGTGCCGCAGGGTGGCATCCATCGCGAGGTTGAAGCCGAGCGGATCCATGATCATTTCCTTCCGTCGAGTCCGTCGAGTGCGGCGGGGGCCGGGCCGGTGGAGGCCCGGACGACCAGTTCGGTGGGGAGCAGCACCTGCCGGGCGGTCGGGTCGGCCGGCGGGTCGAGCAGGAGTTCACCGGCCCGGACGCCCTTCTCCACGGCCGGTTGCCGGATCGTGGTGAGGCCGGCCGCGGCGGCCTCGGGGATGTCGTCGAAGCCGGTCACCGAGATGTCCCGGCCGGGTCGCAGGCCACGGGCCAGGACCGCGTCGAGCGCACCGAGGGCGAGCAGGTCGGTCACGGCGAGGATGGCGGTCGGCCGGTCGGCCCGGTCGAGGGCGTACGAGGCGGCCAGCGCGCCGTGTTCGCGGCTGTTCGCCGCCGCGTGCACCGTGATCATGTCGGACCAGGCAACGCCCACCTCGGCGAGCGCGTCGCGGAAGCCGCCGGCCCGGGCGCGGGTGACGTCGTACCCGATCTCCTCCGGACCGGCCAGGGTGACCGGTCCGTCGGCTCGGCCGGGCAGCAGGAAGTCGGAGATCACCGCGACCCGGCGGTGGCCGAGGGTGGCCACGTGCCCGGCCGCCCGGCGGGCGGCGGCCTGCTCGTCGATGCCGACGAACATGGCCTCCGGCCCGACCGCGCTCGGCTGCTCGGCGATCACCATCGGCAGCCCACGCGACCGGATCGCGGCCAACGCGCCGTGTGATCCGGGTACGCAGTAGACGCAGAATCCGTCCACCACGGCGTTGCGGACCGTCCCCACCGCCGCCTGCTCGTCCTCGTCGGGAATCGGCACCAGCAGCAGGCCGGTGCCGTGCCGCTGCGCGGACTCGGCCAGCCCGCGCAGGAACTGCACCGCGTACGGGTCGGTGAAGGCGTAGGGCAGGTCGGCGGTGAAGAGCACGCCGATGGCGCCGGCCCGGCCGCTGCGCAGCGAGCGGGCCGCCGGGTCGGGGCCGGAGTAGCCGAGCCGCCGGGCCGCCTCGTGGATCCGCTCGCGCAGCGCCGGGGAGAGCTGGTCGGGACGGCTGTACGCGTTGGAGACCGTGCTCCGCGAGACGCCGACCGCGTCGGCGACGGTCTGCAGAGTCGGTTTCGTCGGCACGGTGTTCCCCTCGCTCCTGTATCGATCCAGAGGTGCCCTGGATCGATACAGTAGTCGCTGGATCGATCCAGAACAAGGGAGTTGGCGAGGGTATTCTGAATCGATCCAGCGGCCCCCGGTGTTGGCAGGCTCGGCTCCGGCGCCGCCGCGCGGCGCTCAGGCGGCGCTGGGCTCGGGGCTCAGGCGCTGGGCCGGCTGGCTACCACGATCACCGACCCGGCCGCGCGGTCGTGCAGGCCCCGCCGCCGGTCGTCCATGATCAGGGCCGGCACGACCAGGCTGAGCAGCAGGCCGCGCAGCAGCGCCCGGAGCACCCCGATCCGCCCGCCGTCGGGATGTCCCACGCAGGCCAGGCCGGTCAGCCGCATCCCCGGCGTCTGGCCGAACAGGCCGATGAAGAAGCCGTAGGCCAGGATCAACACCAGCACCGGCGCCCAGCCGTCGCGGAGCGGGTCGCTGAAGAGCATCGCGACGAAGAGGCAGAGCACCCAGTCGATCATCAGCGCGCCGAACCGGCGCGCGAGGCTCGGCGGGTCCGGGTTCGCGTACTCTTTCGCCACGACACGTGAGGGTATCGGTCGATCGCAGACGCCCCGCACCGACGTCATCCGCGTGGTCGCGGCGAGACCCGATCACGCTCCGCCAATGACGTAACACGGCGGAAACATCAGAGATACGCTCGGGCAACCCCGTGGCCATAGCGTCGCCACCAGCCCAGCCACCGTGGACGTGCCCAGGAGGATGTGTGTTCGCCAATCCCGAGGAACTCCTGCGATACCTCAGCGACGAGGACGTCAAGTTCGTCGATGTTCGATTTTGTGACCTGCCCGGCGTGATGCAGCACTTCAACCTGCCGGTCGAGTCATTCGACGACAGTGTCTTCACCGACGGTCTCGCCTTCGACGGATCCTCGATCCGTGGCTTCCAGGCGATCCACGAGTCGGACATGCTGCTGCTTCCCGACGTCGCCACCGCCTTCATCGACCCGTTCCGGACCGAGAAGACGCTGGCCCTCAACTTCTTCATCCACGACCCGTTCACCCGCGAGGCGTACTCGCGGGACCCGCGCAACGTCGCCAAGAAGGCCGAGGCCTACCTCGCCGCCAGTGGCATCGCCGACACCGCGTACTTCGGGCCCGAGGCGGAGTTCTACATCTTCGACTCGATCCGGCACGAGACGTCGGCGCACCAGGCGTACTACTACATCGACTCGATCGAGGGCGCCTGGAACACCGGCCGCGAGGAGGAGGGCGGCAACCGCGGCTACAAGACCGCCTACAAGGGCGGCTACTTCCCGGTGCCGCCGGTCGACCACTACGCCGACCTGCGCGACCAGATCGTCCGCAAGATGATCGACACCGGCTTCACCGTCGAGCGTTCACACCACGAGGTCGGCACCGCCGGCCAGGCCGAGATCAACTACAAGTTCTCGACCCTGTTGCACGCCGGCGACCAGCTCCAGCTCTTCAAGTACATCGTGAAGAACACCGCCTGGGCGGCCGGCAAGACCGCGACCTTCATGCCCAAGCCGCTCTTCGGCGACAACGGCTCCGGCATGCACACCCACCAGAGCCTCTGGCTCAACGGTGAGCCGCTCTTCTACGACGAGACCGGCTACGCGGGGCTGTCCGACACCGCCCGCTGGTACATCGGCGGCCTGCTGCACCACGCCCCGTCGCTGCTGGCCTTCACCAACCCGACCGTCAACTCGTACCGCCGGCTGGTGCCGGGCTACGAGGCCCCGGTCAACCTGGTCTACTCGCAGCGCAACCGCTCGGCCTGCACCCGCATCCCGGTCACCGGCAGCAACGCCAAGGCCAAGCGGGTCGAGTTCCGGGTGCCGGACCCGTCGGCCAACGTCTACCTCGCCTTCTCGGCGATGATGATGGCCGGCCTGGACGGCATCAAGAGCAAGATCGAGCCGCCGACCCCGATCGACAAGGACCTCTACGACCTGCCGCCGGAGGAGTGGAGCTCGGTCAAGCAGGTGCCGGGCACCCTGCCGGAGGTGCTGGACTCGCTGGAGGCCGACCACGACTTCCTGCTGGAGGGCGGCGTCTTCACGCCGGACCTGATCAGCACCTGGGTGGAGTGGAAGCGCACCAACGAGGTCGACCCGATCCGCCTGCGCCCCACCCCGCACGAGTTCGAGATGTACTACAACGTGTAGAGCACGGCTGCGTTCATCGGCGAGCCGCCGACCGCCCCACCAGGGCGCGGTCGGCGGCTCGCCGCTTTCCGTGGCCGCGGAGCCGTGGCCGGGTCACCAGGGCACACTGCCCCAGTGGCCCTGGTTGGCTGGGCCACGCCGCAGGCAGTGGCCGTGCCGGACCTGCCAGCGCCGCAGCGCCGTCCGGAGCCGATCCGCCTCGCCCCGGGCCGCCCCGAGCAGCCGGTGGAGCTCGTCACGCTCGGCGGCAAGAGCATGCAACACCTCGTCGCCGGGCTCTGCCGGCCAGCCTGCCGGCTCGGGGTGGTCAGCCGGCTCCGGAAGGTCAGCCGGCTCGGGACGGTCAGCCATCGCAGTACCGTTCCCGAGTGGTCGGCTCGGCCCGCAGCCGGGCCGGGCCGAGCGCCGAGGCCAGCTCGACCGCCTCCGACCGGAAGTCGGCCCGGTCCCGGCGGCGCAGCGGTTCGTCGCCGAGCAGGTCCACCACCAGCAGCGTCTGCACCAGGGTCAGCCGGACGGTACCGGCGGCCGGGGCGGGCGCGGCGCCGAGCGCGGCCCGCAGCAGCCCACCGCCGACCTCCGCCGGCACATCTCCGGTCCCGCCGTCGTAGCGGGCGTGCAGCCGGGCGGCGAGCCGCCGAACCGTCGCCGCGTCCCGGCCGGGGGCCAGCCGCCGGTCCACGGCGACGACAAGCGCGGCGGCCAGGGCGTCGGCGTAGTAGCCGAGCACCCCGGCCCGGCGGTAACGCTCGACGCGGGCGGCGTACCGGATGGGGTTTCCGCTGGTGAGGGTGAGCAGGGTCCGCAGGCTGTGGTGGAGGAAGCCGGCGTCGGTGGTCGGCGGCAGGCGGCTCGCGGATCCGATGCCGAGGACCGTCCGCCAGGCCGCGCGGCGCACCGCCGGCACCCGCAGGTGCGCCGGTACCGGCGGATCGTGCGGCCGGCGCCCAGCCGCACCGACCAGCCGACCCGCCAGTTTCGCGCCCACCCCGACGCAGTCGGGCGGATGCCAGCTCGCCTGCGCCAACGCTACGGCCCGCGCGGTCCGCCCCGCCCGCACGTCCAACCCCGAAACCACATTCGTGTACGCGGACAGCGCCGCGCAGCCCTGCTGCATCCTGGCGGTCAGCTCGTCGAGCGCCCCGGCCCCGCCCCGCAGCCGGGTCGGCGCCCCGGTCGGCGCCCCGGTGGTCGCGGTGTCGAGGCGGTGCCGGAGCTGGATGAGGTTGGCGGCGCTGGCGCGTACCCCATCGGTGGCCCGGACCAGCGCGGTGAGCACGTCGTCGATGGCGCCCGGCGGGCCGTCCGGCCCTCGCCGCAGCTCGGCCACCCCACCGCTCAGCCAGCGCTGGGTCCGCTCGGCCAGCTCCAGCGCGGCCGTCCAGTGCCGCAGCGCCCGCGCCGGCAGCGGATTCTTCGACCCGTCCGTCACCGCCCGCGCCCGCTCCAGATTCAGCACCAACCGCGCGTACGCCTGCCGCACCTCGTCCACGCCCCGTTCCAGGGAACGAACCGCGTCGGTCCGGTCTCCCTCGTCGCAGTCGTCCCCGATCAATGTCATCCGAACCGCCTCACGATCGCCCTCCCTTGCCGAACAGCATCCCTCTACACGTGTACGGGTGTCAACGTTAACCGGGTACACCTTGCAGTACGTACATGTTTACCCGGTTCACGTTCATAGCCTTGGCACATGGACCTGGTCGCGTTGGCGGAGATCCAAGAGATGCTGGGTGGCGTCTCGCGCACCCGCGCCACCGAGGTCACGAACTACAAGACCTTCCCGGCGCCGCTTGCCGTGGTCGCCTCCGGTCGGGTCCGGGTCTGGAAGCGCGCCGAGGTAGCCGCCTGGATCAGGGAGCACCGCCCGCATCAACGCGGCGACTCCGCCGAGACATAGCGCTCCCACCGTGCCGCGACCAGCGAGGCGAATTCGCCCGGGTCGCGTCTCGGGCACCCACTACAGGACGACGATCTTGGTCCGCGAGCGCCCTGGACCGAGGACGGTGACCACCCCGCTTTCGTCCGCCAGGTCCCGCACCGCAGCCGCCAGCCGCAGCGCCCGGCAGATCGCAGCCGTCTTGCCCACTCCGGGAGCGAGCACCGTCAGGGCCCGCCCGGCAGACTCGGTCAGATTCACCGTCACCCGAGCCAGGGCCGACGTCACCACGACCGACTGCCACGATTCCACAGGCACCTCCTGGCCGAAGGGGGTGCGGCGGCCGAGACCCCTTGTCAGCCGACCGCCGCACCCGTGCAGCGGACGCGGCGCCCGGCGGGAGCGGACCACGCGCGACGTCCGGACATGACAGTGGCATCACCTTCGGCACCCGTACATGTGCAGGTAGTGACAGATCGTCATCGTGAACTGCCAGAAGTGACCCAGCCTGGGGCATCTCCCCTGGTCAGGCGACGTCGAGGAAGTCCGCCAGCTCACGCAGTTCCGGCGAGACGGCACGGGCGCGACGATGCAACAGGCGACCCGTCAACGTCCTGGCATACCGCTGGTGCCGTAGCCAGCCCGATGCGGACTCTCGCAGACTCAGCAGAATCGCGAGTGCCTCGTCGGCGCGGCGGCGCTCCAGGGCGGCGGCGACGACATCCAGTTGGAACCGCTGGTAGGTGACGGCCGGTCGGGCGCCGGATGGCACCAAACGGGCGGTCTGGAGGGCTCGTCCGGCGTCCCCGGTCACCATCGCCAGCTCGACGTCCCGCATGGCCACGACGGCGGGGGTGAAGGACGTCCAGTGGGCGACCTGCGGCGAGACGTAACCGGCGGCGACGTGCCCAGCCGCGCGGGCTCTCCGCAGCGCGTCGGTCGCCACATCTATCCGGTTGTTCCGGGTCGCTGCGGCTGCGGCGCCCAGGTTCAGCCATCCCCAGACCGCCACCTGATCCTGACCAGACCTCGTCATGCTCGGCTCGATCGCCTCGGCGGTGGCCTGCGGTGACACCCGACCGAAATTTCCGGGAATCTCCGAAAGTCATTGACACGGTCGCGGACTCAACCGAATACTGTGACTCATCCCCAGACATCGACCCTTGTCGCTGGGTTGGCTTTCCGGCTTCCACATTGGTCGGCCACCGAGGCAGGAGTGCAGATGACCGAGATTTCCGTCAGGCCGCTGCGCCAGTGGGGTGGCCGAGGGCGGCTGCTGCTCGGTGGCGCCTGCGCCGT from the Solwaraspora sp. WMMD1047 genome contains:
- a CDS encoding LacI family DNA-binding transcriptional regulator, with product MPTKPTLQTVADAVGVSRSTVSNAYSRPDQLSPALRERIHEAARRLGYSGPDPAARSLRSGRAGAIGVLFTADLPYAFTDPYAVQFLRGLAESAQRHGTGLLLVPIPDEDEQAAVGTVRNAVVDGFCVYCVPGSHGALAAIRSRGLPMVIAEQPSAVGPEAMFVGIDEQAAARRAAGHVATLGHRRVAVISDFLLPGRADGPVTLAGPEEIGYDVTRARAGGFRDALAEVGVAWSDMITVHAAANSREHGALAASYALDRADRPTAILAVTDLLALGALDAVLARGLRPGRDISVTGFDDIPEAAAAGLTTIRQPAVEKGVRAGELLLDPPADPTARQVLLPTELVVRASTGPAPAALDGLDGRK
- the glnA gene encoding type I glutamate--ammonia ligase; amino-acid sequence: MFANPEELLRYLSDEDVKFVDVRFCDLPGVMQHFNLPVESFDDSVFTDGLAFDGSSIRGFQAIHESDMLLLPDVATAFIDPFRTEKTLALNFFIHDPFTREAYSRDPRNVAKKAEAYLAASGIADTAYFGPEAEFYIFDSIRHETSAHQAYYYIDSIEGAWNTGREEEGGNRGYKTAYKGGYFPVPPVDHYADLRDQIVRKMIDTGFTVERSHHEVGTAGQAEINYKFSTLLHAGDQLQLFKYIVKNTAWAAGKTATFMPKPLFGDNGSGMHTHQSLWLNGEPLFYDETGYAGLSDTARWYIGGLLHHAPSLLAFTNPTVNSYRRLVPGYEAPVNLVYSQRNRSACTRIPVTGSNAKAKRVEFRVPDPSANVYLAFSAMMMAGLDGIKSKIEPPTPIDKDLYDLPPEEWSSVKQVPGTLPEVLDSLEADHDFLLEGGVFTPDLISTWVEWKRTNEVDPIRLRPTPHEFEMYYNV
- a CDS encoding RDD family protein → MAKEYANPDPPSLARRFGALMIDWVLCLFVAMLFSDPLRDGWAPVLVLILAYGFFIGLFGQTPGMRLTGLACVGHPDGGRIGVLRALLRGLLLSLVVPALIMDDRRRGLHDRAAGSVIVVASRPSA
- a CDS encoding DUF4191 domain-containing protein, with amino-acid sequence MAKPQEKVSFGQRLKQIGMVFSFTAKRDKWFVPLAAGAVLIPLALTVVAVLAWGWLWLPIGILLALLGLLIVLNLRSNKAMMNAAEGQPGAAASILENMRGDWRVTPAVSSTTQMDMVHLVIGRAGVILLAEGNPQRVRGLLGQEKRRLAKVIGSAPLHDFLIGQGEGELPIRKMRMTLMRLPRALSGKDVNALDKRLKALSARPQMPKGAIPKNLRPNKATFRQGRR
- a CDS encoding helix-turn-helix transcriptional regulator; the encoded protein is MTVRATSNVLVGRQSELAALREAYKRVRGDEPAAVLLGGEAGVGKSRLIEEFGRQVVADGGRLLVGQCLELGEEGLPFAPFAAALREVLRRDGPGPFQGYEPELARLLPELARVPAASADPTPVPVRGMAQIAPDVQRGYLFELVGELFARLAAQRPLVLVIEDLHWADRSTRDLVAFLVRAVRPAGVLLICSYRSDELHRGHPLRPFLAELDRARGLERVELNRLDREGTAEILADLIGAEPHPRAVDSIHDRTQGNPFFVEELAAASDPVGCAALPDTLRDLLLARVDRLPDAAQRVLRIAGAGGTRIAHDLLAEVAEVPPVELEEALRAAVAAQLVIADPDGGYEFRHALVREAVHDDLLPGEHARLHARYAVAIEAQPQLVAAGRAPAELAHHWYAAHDYPRALVAARAAAAAAGARFAYAEQSRLLERALELWEQVPDAAARLGLDHLGLLAETLAAAHAAGDYHRAVTLTRAALAEVDADAEPLRTAELLEQRGRLMRLLGKNSGLDELRRAYRLAAGVPDGPRRVQLLAQIGSCLSWSEPAEGLRIADEALAAAERLGDPETLLAATLLRGKIRSCRVEVTEGLAELRRAEQLARAADDLPSLVSARVSISDALFELGRYAESAQAAADGAADAMRVGLSRSTGAFLFSNQAEALMALGRWDEADTLCAEAARLDLPGSLGLHWLQLRAALRLARGHPGAAELVRRALGFLGRPYLDGQLRVPLHELRIEAGLAGDDLAGAVAAAYAALDVRAGAVDTDGEVPAAPGAAADGLDENPRCGWPLLAAAARAAVAAGEQPLRDRIRSVAATLPARHPAAKAHAQVVTALLADPAEALPHWRAAVTAWRADGQPYPLARALLGLAEASAAAGDRPAAGTAVDEATAVAAGLGATPLVEQAATLARRIGLRGVRRDGANGELLTAREREVLALVAEGYSNSRIADRLYISPKTASVHVTRIIAKLGVGNRVEAAAVARRLGLLDG